A section of the Rummeliibacillus pycnus genome encodes:
- a CDS encoding deoxynucleoside kinase — protein MNLREKYCIPSNAVITIAGTVGVGKSTMTKALANALNFRTSFEKVDTNPYLDKFYDDFSKWSFHLQIYFLAERFKEQKRIFEYGGGFIQDRSIYEDTGIFAKMHYDKGTMSPTDFETYTNLFDAMVMTPYFPHPDLLIYLEGPIEDIIARIEERGRPMEQQTDKEYWYEMHNRYENWIDDFNACPVLRLDINDYDLMKSPDTIEIILERIGHFIEQTSHLRRR, from the coding sequence ATGAATTTAAGAGAGAAATATTGCATTCCATCAAATGCTGTTATTACCATTGCAGGAACAGTAGGTGTCGGTAAATCAACAATGACAAAAGCGTTAGCAAACGCATTGAATTTTCGTACGTCATTTGAAAAAGTAGATACAAACCCCTATCTAGATAAATTTTATGATGACTTTAGTAAATGGAGTTTTCATTTGCAAATTTACTTCCTTGCTGAGCGATTTAAAGAGCAAAAACGTATTTTTGAGTATGGTGGCGGTTTTATCCAGGATCGCTCTATCTATGAAGATACAGGTATTTTTGCCAAAATGCATTATGATAAAGGGACAATGAGTCCAACTGATTTTGAAACATATACTAATTTATTTGATGCAATGGTAATGACACCATATTTTCCACATCCGGACTTGTTAATTTACCTTGAAGGTCCAATTGAAGATATCATTGCGCGTATTGAGGAACGTGGTCGTCCGATGGAGCAACAAACGGATAAAGAATATTGGTATGAAATGCATAACCGCTATGAAAATTGGATTGATGATTTCAATGCTTGTCCTGTACTTCGATTGGATATTAATGATTATGATTTAATGAAAAGTCCAGATACCATTGAAATCATTTTAGAAAGAATTGGCCATTTCATAGAGCAAACCTCTCATTTGCGACGTAGATAA
- the pdxS gene encoding pyridoxal 5'-phosphate synthase lyase subunit PdxS, which translates to MVIQTGTERVKRGMAEMQKGGVIMDVINAEQAKIAEAAGAVAVMALERVPSDIRAAGGVARMADPRIVEEVMGAVSIPVMAKARIGHIVEARVLESMGVDYIDESEVLTPADEEFHLLKSEYTVPFVCGCRDLGEAARRIGEGASMLRTKGEPGTGNIVEAVRHIRKVNAQVRKVANMTKDELMTEAKILGAPFEVLLEINRLGRLPVVNFAAGGVATPADAALMMELGADGVFVGSGIFKSENPEKFARAIVEATTNYQDYELIAEVSKELGIPMKGIDISKLAPQDRMQDRGW; encoded by the coding sequence ATGGTTATTCAAACAGGTACAGAACGAGTAAAACGAGGTATGGCAGAAATGCAAAAAGGTGGCGTTATTATGGACGTCATTAATGCAGAACAAGCAAAAATTGCAGAAGCAGCTGGAGCTGTCGCAGTAATGGCATTAGAACGCGTACCATCCGATATTCGTGCTGCTGGTGGTGTTGCACGTATGGCGGATCCACGTATTGTGGAAGAAGTAATGGGGGCTGTCTCTATCCCGGTTATGGCAAAAGCACGAATTGGGCATATTGTAGAAGCACGTGTTCTAGAATCTATGGGTGTGGATTATATAGATGAAAGTGAAGTACTAACACCAGCAGATGAAGAATTTCACTTATTAAAAAGTGAATATACTGTACCATTTGTTTGTGGCTGTCGGGACTTAGGAGAAGCAGCTCGACGTATAGGTGAAGGTGCATCAATGCTACGCACAAAAGGTGAACCAGGAACAGGTAATATCGTTGAAGCTGTAAGACATATTCGTAAAGTTAATGCGCAAGTACGGAAAGTTGCGAATATGACAAAAGATGAGTTAATGACGGAAGCCAAAATTTTGGGTGCACCTTTTGAAGTGTTACTTGAAATTAACCGTTTAGGCCGTTTACCAGTTGTCAACTTTGCTGCTGGAGGGGTTGCTACACCAGCTGACGCAGCGTTGATGATGGAACTAGGAGCAGATGGAGTATTTGTAGGTTCAGGTATTTTTAAATCAGAAAATCCAGAGAAATTTGCACGCGCAATCGTTGAAGCAACTACAAATTACCAAGACTATGAACTAATCGCAGAAGTATCAAAAGAACTGGGAATACCAATGAAAGGGATTGATATTTCAAAACTTGCACCACAAGACCGTATGCAGGATCGAGGATGGTAG
- a CDS encoding pro-sigmaK processing inhibitor BofA family protein, translated as MAKLVISLIGVLFVFYWVLSKPKGIKKIFELLSSVAFRITLSFCVLYALSYGAGYLGVWVPLNFASILIVALLGLPGVVLVVCLTGFNHFFL; from the coding sequence ATGGCCAAGCTTGTAATTAGCTTGATAGGAGTGCTGTTTGTTTTTTATTGGGTATTAAGTAAACCAAAGGGGATAAAAAAGATTTTCGAGTTATTATCAAGTGTAGCATTTCGTATTACATTATCATTTTGTGTTTTGTATGCTCTGTCATATGGTGCAGGTTATTTAGGGGTATGGGTTCCTCTTAATTTTGCTTCTATACTCATTGTAGCGTTATTAGGGTTACCTGGAGTTGTGCTAGTAGTATGCTTAACGGGGTTTAATCACTTTTTTTTATAA
- a CDS encoding glycosyl hydrolase family 18 protein, which produces MKKERRLHLIYVVKQGDSLNRIARDHHTTVATIVAINEIPNPDVLVVGQTLVLPETPNPNRQTIETNAYVEWYTKNVPVRLSQELRKRAPLLTYMMPFAYEVKRDGTLTTLDWGDLGDIAAANRTASAIVLTNIENGAFSDTLAHEIFMDTNLQDLIIGSALQEAKKHGAKDIHVDFEYLPPEDKEKYVEFLKRLVSKAHPEGLTVSVALAPKTSANQPGKWYEGHDYKAIGEVVDFVILMTYEWGYSGGPPMAVSPIGPVKQVLEYAVTAIPPSKIMMGQNIYGYDWKLPYKVGNPNALAVSPQYAIELAKQNNAAILYDEIAQAPYFHYWKDGVEHVVWFEDARSIEAKFKLLENLRLKGIAYWHLGFSFPQNWALLQQMFHVKHIV; this is translated from the coding sequence ATGAAGAAGGAGAGGAGGCTGCATTTGATCTATGTTGTAAAACAGGGAGATAGTTTAAATAGAATTGCTAGAGATCATCATACGACAGTTGCAACAATTGTTGCGATCAATGAAATTCCAAACCCAGACGTACTAGTGGTGGGACAAACGCTTGTATTACCAGAAACTCCAAATCCAAATCGTCAAACAATTGAGACGAATGCTTATGTGGAATGGTATACAAAAAATGTGCCAGTACGTCTCTCACAGGAGTTAAGAAAAAGAGCACCTTTACTTACTTATATGATGCCATTTGCATATGAGGTAAAAAGGGATGGAACATTGACTACTCTTGACTGGGGAGATTTAGGGGACATTGCAGCGGCAAATAGAACCGCTTCTGCAATTGTACTTACCAATATTGAGAATGGCGCATTTAGCGATACGCTAGCGCATGAAATTTTTATGGATACCAATTTACAAGATTTAATAATTGGGTCAGCATTACAAGAAGCGAAAAAGCATGGTGCAAAGGATATTCATGTTGATTTTGAATATTTACCTCCAGAAGATAAAGAGAAGTACGTTGAGTTTCTTAAAAGGTTAGTTTCAAAAGCTCATCCAGAGGGATTAACCGTTTCTGTTGCATTAGCACCTAAAACAAGTGCTAATCAACCTGGAAAGTGGTATGAAGGACATGATTATAAAGCAATTGGTGAAGTCGTTGATTTTGTGATATTGATGACATATGAATGGGGATATAGTGGTGGACCACCGATGGCTGTATCTCCAATTGGTCCGGTAAAGCAAGTTCTTGAATATGCAGTAACAGCAATACCGCCCTCAAAAATTATGATGGGGCAAAATATATATGGGTATGATTGGAAGTTGCCGTATAAAGTGGGAAACCCAAATGCACTTGCTGTTAGTCCACAATATGCAATTGAATTAGCTAAACAAAATAACGCTGCAATCTTATATGATGAAATTGCACAAGCACCATATTTCCATTATTGGAAAGACGGGGTAGAACATGTTGTTTGGTTTGAAGATGCGAGATCTATTGAAGCAAAATTCAAGTTACTAGAGAATTTAAGGTTGAAAGGGATTGCCTATTGGCATCTTGGATTCTCATTTCCACAAAATTGGGCACTTTTACAGCAAATGTTTCATGTGAAACATATTGTATAA
- the serS gene encoding serine--tRNA ligase, with the protein MLDIKRVRSNFAEIKEKLSHRNEDLGTIDHFEEWDQQRRDLIAKTEVLKAERNKASEAIAVKKRAKENADEDIANMRAVNDEIKKLDAELNEVEAKFNDMMMRLPNIAHESVPVGDSEDDNEEVFKWGEVPEFDFEIKPHWDLGTDLAIIDFERAGKVTGSRFVFYRGLGARLERALWNFMMDLHADKHGYEEMLPPYMANRASLTGTGQLPKFEEDAFLVEQPDYFLVPTAEVPVTNFYRDEILDGAKLPQAFTAFSACFRSEAGSAGRDTRGLIRQHQFNKVELVRFVKPEDSYDELEKLTGHAEEVLQLLGLPYRKLKMCTADLGFTAAKKYDLEVWIPAQNMYREISSCSNFEDFQARRANIRFRREPGAKPEYVHTLNGSGLAVGRTVAAILENYQQADGSVKIPEVLVPYMGGIEEIKAPVK; encoded by the coding sequence ATGTTAGACATTAAACGAGTCCGCTCAAACTTTGCGGAAATTAAAGAAAAATTATCACATCGTAATGAGGATCTTGGTACAATTGACCATTTTGAAGAATGGGACCAACAACGTCGTGATTTAATAGCAAAAACAGAAGTGTTAAAAGCAGAAAGAAATAAAGCATCTGAAGCAATTGCTGTAAAAAAACGCGCAAAAGAAAATGCAGATGAAGATATTGCTAATATGCGCGCAGTTAATGATGAAATCAAAAAATTAGATGCTGAATTAAACGAAGTTGAAGCGAAATTTAATGATATGATGATGCGTTTGCCTAATATTGCACATGAAAGTGTACCTGTAGGTGACTCAGAAGATGATAACGAAGAAGTATTTAAATGGGGCGAAGTGCCTGAATTCGATTTTGAAATCAAACCTCATTGGGACCTTGGAACAGATCTTGCTATTATTGACTTCGAACGTGCTGGTAAAGTGACAGGAAGTCGTTTCGTATTTTATCGTGGTTTAGGTGCTCGACTTGAACGTGCATTATGGAATTTTATGATGGACCTTCATGCTGATAAACATGGTTATGAAGAAATGTTACCACCATATATGGCTAATCGCGCAAGTTTAACGGGTACTGGTCAACTTCCTAAATTTGAAGAAGATGCGTTCTTAGTTGAACAGCCAGATTATTTCTTAGTGCCAACAGCTGAAGTACCAGTTACAAACTTTTACCGTGATGAAATTCTTGATGGTGCAAAACTTCCACAAGCATTCACAGCATTTAGTGCTTGTTTCCGATCAGAAGCAGGTTCTGCTGGCCGCGATACACGTGGTTTAATTCGCCAACATCAATTCAATAAAGTGGAACTTGTACGCTTTGTTAAACCTGAAGATTCTTATGATGAACTTGAAAAACTAACTGGTCACGCTGAAGAAGTTCTTCAATTATTGGGATTGCCATACCGTAAATTAAAAATGTGTACAGCCGACCTTGGTTTCACAGCTGCGAAAAAATATGATTTAGAAGTTTGGATTCCAGCCCAAAATATGTACCGTGAAATTTCTTCTTGCTCTAACTTTGAAGATTTCCAAGCTCGTCGTGCAAATATTCGATTCCGTCGTGAACCGGGGGCAAAACCAGAATATGTACACACACTAAATGGTTCAGGGCTTGCCGTAGGCCGCACTGTTGCTGCAATTTTAGAAAATTACCAACAAGCTGATGGAAGCGTGAAAATCCCTGAAGTGTTAGTACCATATATGGGTGGTATTGAAGAAATCAAAGCGCCAGTTAAATAA
- a CDS encoding YbaB/EbfC family nucleoid-associated protein produces the protein MRGMGNMNNMMKQMQKMQKKMMQAQEELAVQTFEGTASNGLVKVVMNGQKQVQEVVISPEVVDPEDVELLQDMIIIATNAAIAKVDETTNATMGQFTKGINLPGF, from the coding sequence ATGCGTGGTATGGGTAATATGAATAACATGATGAAACAGATGCAAAAAATGCAAAAGAAAATGATGCAAGCACAAGAAGAATTGGCGGTTCAAACTTTCGAAGGAACTGCTAGTAACGGGCTTGTAAAAGTGGTGATGAATGGTCAAAAACAAGTGCAAGAAGTTGTTATTAGTCCAGAAGTTGTAGATCCGGAAGATGTTGAATTATTACAAGATATGATTATTATTGCTACGAATGCTGCAATTGCTAAAGTTGATGAAACAACAAATGCAACAATGGGGCAATTTACCAAAGGAATCAACCTTCCTGGATTTTAG
- a CDS encoding LOG family protein, translating to MRVGIYCGSKVGKNPIYVQKAEELGAYLARNQIDIVYGGSNQGLMGKIADAAIANSGHVIGVMPDFFHWKEVIHEHITELHYVKTLHERKAKMMELADLLIALPGGAGTMDEFFDVVTLSQIGQHHKPICLYNINHYYQLLRLQLQYMVDEGFMQQEQLDYIYIVQKPEDLLQIIQKKDER from the coding sequence ATGCGAGTAGGAATTTATTGTGGATCAAAGGTGGGGAAAAACCCGATATATGTACAAAAAGCCGAAGAATTAGGTGCTTACTTAGCCAGAAATCAAATAGATATCGTTTATGGAGGATCCAATCAAGGATTAATGGGGAAAATAGCTGATGCAGCTATTGCTAATAGTGGTCATGTTATTGGCGTAATGCCAGATTTTTTTCACTGGAAAGAAGTAATACATGAACATATTACTGAATTACATTATGTGAAGACCTTGCATGAACGTAAGGCTAAAATGATGGAATTAGCAGATTTACTAATTGCCTTACCTGGTGGAGCAGGAACAATGGATGAGTTTTTCGACGTTGTGACATTATCTCAAATAGGGCAGCATCATAAGCCAATATGTTTGTACAATATAAATCATTACTATCAATTGCTGCGATTACAACTACAATATATGGTTGATGAAGGATTTATGCAACAAGAACAATTAGACTATATTTATATTGTTCAAAAGCCAGAGGATTTACTACAAATTATTCAAAAAAAGGATGAAAGATAA
- a CDS encoding YaaL family protein, whose translation MFFRKQKLRKEYDEKLIQLMRLTKEDWQHTQEIENLMVDYDLNIIAQRKIAESKHFYLFKEARIRKILIK comes from the coding sequence ATGTTTTTTCGAAAACAAAAGTTGCGCAAAGAATACGATGAGAAGCTCATTCAGTTAATGCGTCTTACAAAGGAAGATTGGCAACATACACAGGAAATCGAAAACTTAATGGTTGATTACGATTTAAACATAATTGCACAGCGTAAGATTGCTGAGAGTAAACACTTCTATTTATTTAAAGAAGCACGTATTCGGAAAATTTTAATTAAATAA
- a CDS encoding deoxynucleoside kinase: MPVPFITVEGPIGVGKTSLSKIISENFEFHLLKEIVDENPFLNKFYEDINEWSFQTEMFFLCNRYKQLNDTKKLILSKDQPVVADYHIFKNLIFAKRTLQPSEFHKYKDIYQILTMDMIRPNIVIYLYASVDTLMKRIAMRGREFEKMISKDYMERLVGDYHEFIRAFEQEHPDIPVIRFNGDDMDFVQNIEDLQEILNTVKDTLKRRSFKA; the protein is encoded by the coding sequence ATGCCTGTTCCGTTTATTACTGTAGAAGGGCCTATTGGCGTCGGAAAAACGTCACTTTCTAAAATAATTTCGGAGAATTTTGAGTTTCATTTATTGAAAGAAATTGTTGACGAAAATCCGTTTTTAAATAAATTCTATGAAGATATTAATGAGTGGAGCTTCCAAACGGAAATGTTCTTCTTATGCAATCGATATAAACAATTAAATGACACAAAAAAACTTATTTTGTCTAAAGATCAGCCAGTTGTAGCAGATTATCATATCTTTAAAAATTTAATATTTGCAAAACGTACGTTGCAACCATCAGAATTTCATAAGTACAAAGATATCTATCAAATTTTAACGATGGATATGATAAGACCCAACATTGTTATCTATTTGTATGCGAGTGTAGATACGCTAATGAAGCGTATTGCTATGAGGGGTAGAGAATTTGAAAAGATGATATCCAAGGATTATATGGAGCGGTTAGTAGGAGATTATCATGAGTTTATCCGTGCTTTTGAACAAGAGCATCCTGATATACCTGTTATTCGTTTTAATGGTGATGATATGGACTTCGTACAAAATATTGAAGATTTACAGGAAATTTTAAATACAGTTAAGGACACGTTAAAAAGAAGGAGCTTTAAGGCATGA
- the dnaX gene encoding DNA polymerase III subunit gamma/tau — translation MTYQAFYRVYRPQSFREMSGQSHVKRTLQNALLANKTTHAYLFSGPRGTGKTSTAKIFAKALNCEHAPTEEPCNECATCKSITNGSHPDVIEFDAASNSSVDEMREIIEKVRFAPASARYKVYIIDEVHMLSTSAFNALLKTLEEPPSHVVFILATTEPHKIPATIISRCQRFDFKRLSSVDILERMKVVLEDIHLSYDEQALKVITKSAAGGMRDALSMLDQVVSFSGEQLTLEDALFVTGSISQEVFYELAKSLAERDVARVLAMLEQLMSEGKDAVRLSEDLITFFRDLLLIQTAPDLDDLLELATTDEKFQTLANDFSMNTLYSFIDILSKTQQEMRLSLHSKVYLETALLKMSQSNTMRPSTALVSSGNTSADSQIVELQSKITELESLIHQIQQDGIITQKQPQAQSHTRQNVKSSSTFNVHVGRIQEVLKAATKHDIQMIKGAWADVLHQLPKPQSALLEESEPVAASASAFVLKFKYDIHCQMAADNQELISNFRQYMAGVTGNLYEIVFVPEENWLKIRADFIQHHKTEKKVESEDVAGEQVSEVVQSILVEEQQASEDPLVLEAEKLFGKDFVEIED, via the coding sequence TTGACATATCAGGCTTTTTATCGAGTGTATCGTCCACAATCATTTAGAGAAATGTCAGGACAATCTCATGTGAAACGAACACTTCAAAATGCTCTCCTAGCCAATAAAACAACTCATGCTTATCTATTCTCAGGTCCACGTGGTACTGGTAAAACGAGCACAGCGAAGATCTTTGCAAAAGCATTAAATTGTGAGCATGCTCCAACTGAAGAACCTTGTAATGAATGTGCAACGTGTAAAAGCATTACAAATGGTTCACATCCAGATGTGATTGAGTTCGATGCTGCATCCAATTCAAGTGTAGATGAAATGCGTGAGATTATTGAGAAAGTTCGTTTTGCACCTGCAAGCGCTCGCTATAAGGTTTATATCATTGATGAAGTGCATATGCTTTCTACAAGTGCCTTTAATGCGCTATTAAAGACACTAGAAGAACCTCCTTCGCATGTTGTCTTTATATTAGCCACTACTGAACCACATAAGATACCAGCAACAATCATTTCTCGTTGCCAACGTTTTGACTTTAAACGTTTATCTTCTGTAGATATTTTAGAACGTATGAAGGTAGTGCTTGAAGATATTCATTTGTCTTATGATGAACAAGCGCTAAAAGTAATCACTAAGTCTGCAGCTGGCGGTATGCGTGATGCGTTAAGTATGTTAGATCAAGTAGTTTCATTTAGTGGTGAACAGCTAACTCTTGAAGATGCACTATTTGTAACAGGGTCTATTAGTCAAGAAGTTTTTTATGAGTTGGCAAAAAGTTTAGCTGAAAGAGATGTAGCAAGAGTATTAGCTATGCTAGAACAATTAATGAGTGAAGGGAAAGATGCAGTTCGTCTTTCAGAAGATCTTATTACATTTTTTAGAGATCTATTATTAATTCAAACAGCACCAGATTTAGATGATTTACTTGAATTAGCTACGACAGACGAGAAGTTTCAAACGTTAGCTAACGATTTTTCGATGAATACACTTTATAGCTTTATTGATATTCTTTCGAAAACACAACAAGAGATGCGACTTTCATTACATTCAAAAGTATATTTAGAGACTGCCTTATTGAAAATGTCACAATCAAATACAATGCGGCCATCTACTGCACTTGTTTCTTCAGGAAATACTTCAGCAGATTCTCAGATTGTAGAATTGCAATCAAAGATTACAGAGCTAGAATCGTTAATTCACCAAATACAACAAGATGGCATAATAACTCAGAAGCAACCACAGGCACAATCTCATACAAGACAAAATGTTAAATCTTCAAGTACATTTAACGTTCATGTTGGTAGAATTCAAGAGGTTCTAAAAGCAGCTACAAAACACGATATTCAGATGATAAAAGGTGCATGGGCTGATGTGCTCCATCAGTTACCAAAGCCTCAATCTGCTTTACTTGAAGAATCAGAACCAGTGGCAGCATCAGCAAGTGCTTTTGTGTTAAAATTCAAGTATGATATTCATTGCCAAATGGCAGCAGATAATCAAGAATTAATTTCTAATTTTAGACAGTATATGGCGGGGGTAACAGGGAACCTTTATGAAATAGTTTTTGTGCCAGAAGAAAATTGGTTGAAAATTAGAGCAGATTTTATTCAACATCATAAGACGGAAAAAAAGGTTGAATCGGAAGATGTGGCTGGCGAACAAGTGTCTGAGGTTGTACAATCTATTTTAGTTGAAGAACAACAAGCTTCAGAAGATCCACTTGTTTTGGAAGCTGAAAAATTATTTGGTAAAGACTTTGTTGAAATTGAAGATTAA
- the tadA gene encoding tRNA adenosine(34) deaminase TadA: MNKDHYFMQLAIEEAQKAESLGEVPIGAVIVYQNQVIASAHNLRETSQNAVTHAELMAIQRACDVIGSWRLEETTLYVTLEPCPMCAGAILQSRIPRVVYGARDSKAGCVDSLYHLLNDSRFNHECQVTEGVLADQCSGLLTNFFRELRARKKAEKKARNLTKTKSNPL; this comes from the coding sequence ATGAACAAAGATCATTATTTTATGCAATTAGCTATTGAAGAAGCGCAAAAAGCAGAATCCCTAGGCGAAGTGCCTATAGGAGCTGTCATCGTCTATCAAAATCAGGTAATTGCTAGTGCCCATAATCTACGAGAAACTTCACAAAATGCTGTAACACACGCAGAGCTTATGGCAATTCAACGAGCTTGTGATGTTATCGGTAGTTGGCGTTTAGAGGAAACTACATTGTATGTTACATTAGAACCTTGTCCTATGTGTGCAGGTGCTATTTTGCAATCTCGAATCCCCCGTGTAGTTTATGGTGCACGTGATAGTAAAGCTGGATGTGTTGATTCACTCTACCACCTTTTAAATGACAGTCGTTTCAATCATGAATGTCAAGTGACAGAGGGAGTACTAGCAGATCAATGTAGTGGGTTACTAACAAATTTTTTTAGAGAACTTCGTGCCCGAAAAAAGGCAGAAAAGAAGGCAAGAAATTTAACAAAGACAAAATCCAATCCATTATGA
- the recR gene encoding recombination mediator RecR produces MHYPEPISKLIDSFMKLPGIGPKTASRLAFFVLTMQEDVVLNFAKALIDAKRNLSYCSVCGHITDVDPCHICQDPQRDRSTICVVQDTKDVIAMEKMRDYHGLYHVLQGAISPMDGIGPEDINVPSLLKRLQNEEVQELILATNPTIEGEATAMYISRLVKPSGIRTTRIAHGLPVGGDLEYADEVTLSKALEGRREL; encoded by the coding sequence ATGCATTATCCTGAACCAATATCCAAATTAATTGATAGTTTCATGAAGTTGCCAGGTATCGGGCCAAAAACTGCGTCCCGTCTGGCGTTTTTTGTGTTAACAATGCAAGAAGATGTGGTGCTTAATTTCGCTAAAGCTCTAATTGATGCTAAGCGAAATTTAAGCTACTGTTCTGTATGTGGGCACATTACTGATGTGGACCCTTGTCATATATGCCAAGATCCACAACGTGATCGTTCAACAATATGTGTAGTACAAGACACAAAAGATGTTATTGCGATGGAAAAAATGCGGGATTATCATGGTCTTTATCACGTGTTACAAGGTGCCATCTCTCCAATGGATGGTATAGGGCCAGAAGATATAAACGTTCCGTCTTTATTAAAAAGATTGCAAAACGAAGAAGTACAAGAACTGATATTAGCAACAAACCCTACAATAGAAGGCGAAGCTACAGCTATGTATATTTCGCGTCTTGTAAAACCATCTGGTATTCGTACAACTCGTATAGCCCACGGTTTACCTGTGGGAGGAGATTTAGAGTATGCAGATGAAGTAACTTTATCGAAAGCGTTAGAAGGTAGACGCGAATTGTAG
- the pdxT gene encoding pyridoxal 5'-phosphate synthase glutaminase subunit PdxT produces MTIIGVLALQGAVREHIRAIESVGAKAIAVKHKEDLEHLDGVVLPGGESTTMRKLINRYDMMPALRLFAASGKPMFGTCAGLILLAKKLVDYKEPHIGVMDVEVERNSFGRQVDSFEVLLDLKDIGTDFPAVFIRAPHIVNIGEGVEVLGKYDGRIVLARDGQFLGCSFHPELTEDTRIIEYFVNMVKESKSTVLA; encoded by the coding sequence ATGACAATAATTGGCGTATTGGCATTGCAAGGAGCTGTTCGTGAACATATACGAGCAATTGAATCAGTTGGAGCAAAGGCAATAGCTGTTAAACATAAGGAAGATCTTGAGCATTTAGATGGGGTAGTTCTACCGGGTGGAGAAAGTACGACAATGAGGAAACTCATCAATCGATATGATATGATGCCAGCGTTACGATTGTTTGCCGCATCAGGGAAGCCAATGTTCGGTACTTGTGCTGGATTAATTCTCCTAGCAAAAAAACTTGTTGATTATAAAGAACCTCATATTGGCGTAATGGATGTGGAAGTTGAACGAAATTCATTTGGACGCCAAGTTGATAGCTTTGAAGTACTTTTAGATCTAAAAGATATTGGTACGGACTTTCCAGCGGTGTTTATCCGCGCACCACATATTGTAAACATTGGTGAAGGTGTAGAAGTCTTAGGCAAGTATGACGGACGAATAGTACTTGCACGGGATGGACAGTTTTTAGGGTGTTCTTTTCACCCAGAATTAACTGAAGATACACGTATAATTGAATATTTCGTCAATATGGTGAAAGAAAGTAAAAGCACAGTACTTGCGTAA